The window GCCAGGGATGTGAGCTTGTCAGCGAGGAGAATGGGCAGCTCCATGGTAATTAGCCAGAGCTTGGCAATATCTGAATTCAGCTTCTTGAATGATCTTGAGAAATCACAGGTCAAGTTTTGATCCTGGGATTTCAATTTTGGCACAGGTAAAGCTTCAGGACATCAGATTGCTATCAAGAAGCATGCTGGATCTTACACTCTCGGCCGAGGTGAAGTGCCGTGCCATATATTCTCATATACCAGTGGAGATAGCAATACCATACAATTTGCAACTAGATGAATGCCACTGGATGCGCCAGTGACATGTGGGATCTGGAATGTTGGCCTCACTGCAAGTGGCCTTTTTTCAAAAAACGATAGATTCACGGTGTTATCTATCTAATTTTGCTTATCTGAAAAATGCAGGTGATCCAGGTGACACCAGCACACTGCGTCGTCGAAGTGTCTAAGTCCAGCGGTGATCCGAGAGCATACAAAGAGGTATGGCAATATGAATGCTGTTTGTTTCATTCCAGTCTGATCTTATCTCGAGGAAACATGATGCACAGTTTACTGATGATCAATGCAATTCTATTGCATTGTTAACACATGCAGTTCTGCACAAGCCTGTGCAGATTGCTGACCGGGCGGGTGCAGCAGAATGGCAGCTCATCAGATTTGGGGACCAACAAACTCTGAGTAAAGGATGATTAATTCTGTCAAGAGAGCAAAACAGCCGAGGTAGCACAAGTGCGCAGCCTGCTAACAGAGTTTCCAGCTACGCTNNNNNNNNNNNNNNNNNNNNNNNNNNNNNNNNNNNNNNNNNNNNNNNNNNNNNNNNNNNNNNNNNNNNNNNNNNNNNNNNNNNNNNNNNNNNNNNNNNNNNNNNNNNNNNNNNNNNNNNNNNNNNNNNNNNNNNNNNNNNNNNNNNNNNNNNNNNNNNNNNNNNNNNNNNNNNNNNNNNNNNNNNNNNNNNNNNNNNNNNNNNNNNNNNNNNNNNNNNNNNNNNNNNNNNNNNNNNNNNNNNNNNNNNNNNNNNNNNNNNNNNNNNNNNNNNNNNNNNNNNNNNNNNNGCTGCCCTGGTTAATCGATACAATCTCTCTTTTCTGTCGCAAGAGAAATATGAGATGTAATTTCAACCACCGAAATTCGAACCGAAGCATCTAATTTCACAGAAACTTTGTGGTAGATAATTACCATTTCACTACAAAGGATCCTTTCTATACTTTTGGTGACTAATAGACATTATTGTATCACTGCTTCCATAACGGAATGAAATTTCTTTACATGTAAATAATGCAAGGAAACATGGCAACAGATCTGGGGTATTCAGAACCAAGAGTGAAGTACCCAGCTCAGTGGTCACGTAACCCTACTGCAATGCTTGCGCCATGGCTGAGCGATGAGAGAGCTGTTGCTCATACAGGGATCTGAATATCTGATATTTGGCATCGTGGTATTTCTTCACCCTGGGATCCGAAGATGGATGCACAACCTACAAAAAACAATACATTTGCTTTAGAAACAGAAAATGAAAAATGGAAGATTCTAATCAAGAATGTATGCAAATCAAAATGGACGAAAATCGGGCATATTTTATGAATAACATGTTCTCTAGGTTGTCTAACGGCAAAAAAATGGAGCCAGCTAATCCATATTTTTTTAAATAGGAGGGATTGGGACATACCTTTCCAGCTGCATTCATTGACTTCATTGCATCGTGAATACCAGAAAATTTCTTTGCAGCAACAGCACCCAGAACAGAAGCACCTAAAAGCACAGACTCATTCTCTCTAGGAAGTATTATTGGACATCCTGCAAAGAACAAGTAAATTTCAGAGCAGGGAGGAAAGGAGATGGAGAGAGGTGAGTAGGTAACTGCAGGAAAAAGAGGCATACCGATGATATCTGCATGCTCTTGGACATACAAGGAGTTCTTTGCAAGTCCGCCACAGGCAAGAAGGGTGTCGATCTAACATACATGCAATAAATGTTATATTATAGGCATCCAATTATATACCGAGTTACTCTTCGAAATCCTTGGTCGAAAATAAGTACCTTGTGTCCATGAGCATTGCAATGCTCCACAATATGACGAGTTCCATACGCAATACCCTGAATTGTTGCTAGGTACAAAAGCGCTAAATGCTTTTCACTTGTATCAAGTGTCAAGCCACAAATCACTCCTTTGGATTTTGGATCAGCAACAGGGGACCTAACCATTAGAATGGTTTACATTAGAGTCAGCCACATCAGGAGTGCGTCATTTTTGTCAGGTAAAACATTGAACAAAACATTTGAGGGGGGAATAACAAATTGTGCGCAACTGATAAGGCTGTAACTTCACCATTCTGTTATAAGATTTAATATCTTAGCAATAACCGAGATTGCTAGCTGTCTCACTGATTGTGTTATGTTGTCATATTGTTGACTGCATACATCTAATTAGAACAGCAAGAAAAGTTAAATACTTAAATAAGCAAAATATATAAAAGCCGACAAAATACATCCAGTTAATGTGTCAAGAAAATACATACGGTTTTCATCCTCTGCAGTGAAATAGTTGCTATAGATGTCAGAGGTAAATAAATTTTACACTACGGCTGGTTGAGATTCAGGACAGGAAAAGGAGACTGTTTGATTTGGTCTGATAGTCTGAGATCTTTATGTGTCACATTGCAAATTTGTGAAGACACAATGATCTGGATAACTAGAATTCTTGTTTAAGCACAAAAGATTTAATGAATTTCTTACCGATTTCCATGAAAATCTGGAAGGACATGCGTATCTTGACTCAAGGCAGATAGAAAGGGAATATTTTGTTCATGTGCCATCAAAAGCAATATCTTGTTCAACAACTCAAATATGGATACACCTGAACAGTTTCAGAAGAAAATTACATGCCTTTTACAGGGCACAAACTAAAAAATAATCTGCTTGGGCAAACATGAAACTTACTCTGAGAAGCAGCATGATTAGCCAGAAGGGGAGCAGCAGCATGGTTTTCGACAATGTAATCAAGTAGAGCACCAGTTGCGCTTTGACCACCTTCTGTGAGCCAATACTCAGGAATCATCGCTGAACATTGAATCACAATATAAGCGTCAACCAACATGGTCCACGATAGATACTAGAGAACCAAGGAATAAAGCAGAGATGCTGGCTAGAAACATATGGAAGTAAATACACGAGGGCAACTCTACCAGACCAAAATGGCCCCCAGACACCAGGAATAAATAATTTGTTCTTTGAAACAGCCATGTGGCATGTGGATGTCCCACAGACCAAGACCATGCGGCGGCATATCGCTTCTTCATCAGATACTGAAAACAAAATGTTCCTCAATAAATGAATATAAAGTTTTAAAGTAGTTTCCATAGGAAAAATACAGATGAATCAACACTAACAGTCGGCTTTAGATTCTGCCTCTGGCACACTTTCCATTACTCCAACGCCACCGGCATGAGCATCAATAAGCGAAGTTCCAACAGGTGTCCCAGGAAGCAAGCCTAACTCCTGAGAATTGGATTCAACCAACATCAGATAGGCAATTACATAATATTAACAGCAGAGGCATTTCCGCTGACACAAATATTATATAGAAAGAACCTAGATAATTGATCACAACATAGTTCATAAATGACACAGTTACTAGAAGTTCAACGTAAACATTGCAATTTCAAATAAAAAGCAACATTATTTTTGCTTGCCTTTGCAGAAGTAGGTGTCAAACCAGAACCTAGAGGATGGCCTGGAAATGCAACACTGCGTCCTATATGTTGCATAAGAGTAGTGTTGTATTAGGAAACTAATGACCATAAATGACATGTTGGTTTTAGTGCTGGAAGGGGGAAATGAAAAATTGTTCAGTTCAACCTATTTTTGCACGATTCCCTTCAACAAGGTCTCCCAAGCCTATTTCTTCCCAAAAGACCTCATCCCATCCACATGCTTCCATATCACGCGAATCTAATTCCCTCCACTGGCCCATGTGTGCATGTCCAAGATATGTCCATTTGCAAACAGTTGTGCATAAGCTGCGGGTGTCATCACCAGTTGCCCTAGAAAATGAACCACCAAAGCAAACATGTTATGGAAGCCAACCTATAGCTTACGGCAAATTCAGACATAGATAGTGAAAACTCACCTATATGCTAACCAGTCACTAAGGTCCATCCACCTACATGCCATGGACCAGGACTCTTGCAGATTTTCCTTTACCCACAAAAGCTGAAAAATATTTAAAGTAAAAATGTGATACTAGCAAGGGAGATAATCAAATAATACACAATGGTATTAATTGCTTAACAACTTTTCTCGAAAATATTATTTGGGAAGGTCAAATTTAAGTATATTCATGCTGTAACCAACATCAATTTTAGTGACTTCCTAAACAATGTCCACGTTTATTAATTTCTTCAAACCATCTCCAGATAATGAACATTGCAATTTCCAGGTTTCAAAATGCTAAAATTCTGATTTTACATGACCAAGAAGTGAAATTTCCTGGAATATACTGTGACTACCATTATCAGGCAATAAACACAATGGTTGACTTTTACAACATCATGTTTATATTATTTACAAATCATGAATCAAGAAGTCAAGAGTCCGCACAATTATGATTTAAACCACACTGCATGAAAAGTGAGGTGGTTACCTTTGGAGCTTGCATTTCTGGAGAGACGCCCCCGCCACAGTACTGCAATACAGGTGAATTGCGAGCGTTAATTCGATCAGCCTGGTCAACAGCCCTATGGTCCATCCACACGATGATGTTCCTTCTTGCATCACCACTCCAAGAAACCGAAACAGGGGAACCATCAGTATCAACAGCAACTGCAAGCAACACGCCATATTATTATCAAGTCAGTGAATTCCGAGTCACTTTAGACACAAAATTCCCCATTCAGAAGTCAACTCGAACAGCTCATATGGAGATCAAGGCAAACCAAGGGAGCAAGTAGCAGCGAATCCGAGGCCAACAACATCCTCAGCTGCGACATTTGCAAGCGAGCATGCAGATTTTACAGCAGTGCACACCGCGAGCCAGATATCCGTCGAAGATTGCTGGTGTGCACCGCCCAGAATTAGCAAGGTGTTCGTTAGTTCATTTGTCAATCATGCAATACATTGAACGGATTAGAGGTTACTAACCTCGATGCAATCTTTCTCTTTCCATATCTGTATCGGGCTGCTCGCCGAACCGAGCAATTTACCCTTCTCATCAAAGATGCCTGCATCAACAGACAACTAAGAATTAATAGCACCAACCTAATTACCTGCTATGCCTGCCAAGAATGAACTCCTTTCTCAAGGCCTGATATGCCCGGTGACAAGCATGCTCTGTTAGCACCTATCTTAAATTACCCTTCATCACATCCGAGAGAACGATTGAGGGAGAACTACATGAACAGCACCGCTCCTCCCATGAAAACAACATTCAGTTCGTCACTCTGAGTGGACAACTAGTGATACTCTTGAGTAAAAGAAAATCTTCGGAAATGGAATTTCCCCCAGAATATAACAGTTGCTTCGCCACAGAAGCAGCACTGCTACTGCTAGCCTGCTCACTCGATTACTACTCGCGAATCAAGAAACGGCCAAAGTCTATCTAGTAAAAGCTAGTCAAGAAAAAGGGAGGGGGCGTTGGTTCAAAGGATTCAGAGAGTGACGAGCCTGCGCGAGCGCTCCCAGTGCCGACATCGACGCCGAGGAAGACGCCGCCGTGGGACATGCTGCCGGCGGCGACGGGCGGAGGCGGAGAGCGTCCACGTGGGCGTGGCCTGCGTACCGTGTGTTTGGGATTCGGTTTGATCTGATCCGTTTGCGCTGGCCCACTTGTCAGAGCAAATTTGCGCCCTTGAGAAGCGATGAAGATGAAAAAGTGTTTGACTCGGGAAAAAAGGAGAAAAATGTTGTAAAATCCAACGGATCGCCCAAGCGGAAGAGCAGCCCCGTCCTAGAAAAAATTACTACATGACCAACGCACCCACCCCGCGTTCTAAAAAAAACACCCACCCCGCCAAAATCGCCCCCGTCCCGCTGTGACCGCCCCGCCGTGGTCGTCTGCATCATGGCCACGGTGAAGCCGAAGAAATAGCTCACCCCGGAGCAGAGAGCTGTCGAGACGGTGAAGCAGACCAATCGAAGAAGGAGGGTCAAGACAAAAGAAGAAACCGCTGCTACCGCCGCTCAGATATGGGCCGCTGTTGTggacaccgaggccatcgccgccAAAGCCGCACAAGGCACCCTCCTCATGCTAGGGATCGTCTCAAGTCGGCCCTTGTTGTAGCCGCCACCGCGGCGGCCAGCTCGGGCTCGTCGGCGGCCCGCCCGCCCAGGCTTTCTGAGCTGCCCTCCATGTCAACATTGTCGCCGACATATGGGTACCTACTCGGACATAAACCGACAATGTTCCGCTTCTCCACCTCACCTCAGGACAGCTCGCCGGAAGATGATTTTCGTGTCGATCGTGCATGTGGTGCCTCCCATTGATCTCAACTCCGCACCCGTGGCCGATGAGTCAACCGAGACGCAAAGGAAGCCCCCACGGGTGGTCTCCATGGCAAACCTCCCCAACGAATGCAAGTGTGTGGTGAAATCTCGACCCGACACCCGACGACATGGGATACTACGAGGGGATCATGGGCCCAAGAAAAAAGGGTTTGGTATGAGAAGAGGCAAATGTTCATGATCGATCGAGATGTGCGATCatcttatatttatttattttgcgtgAACTATGAGATCGAGGACGTGCGGGGCTTATGTGATTCTTTGGTGCGATGTTATATGCCGGTATGGCATAATATTCTCTTGGTACTTACAAAATGCTAGATTTATTTGCTATCTCATTTTGATGAAAATATGATGAACCAAATGGTCTTCCCGTCGGGTGCACTGAGAGCATCGCAGATCCTAGGAAAACACGTCATGTATAACCAGTTTTAGGTACCCAAAAACGGGTTTGTGGTACTACGCGGGCGCGCAGAACAAATGTCGTAAGTCTGTTTTGGCGTTTTAGGCAAATCCATAATTCTGAAAAAAAGATTTTAATACAACAACAATATTATAAATCAAACTTATTAATGTTTTAGCATCATACGCTAAAATAATCATCTCAGTTACAACAAATGTTCAAATTTGACTAATTAAAACAATAATAAATGGTTCGCATAAAAAGAATGGTTCAAATCACACATGAATACAAATAAGATCAAATGAATAAACTGGGAGTCTACCTCCCATGCAGTTGCCACCGGTTCTTAATAAGATCACCATAGAGTGGGTGTGTATCATTGTTCTCAATCTGCAGGTAGGTCTCAAGAAATGTATTGATCCAATTCGGGTTCCTGCTAGGCTTGACACGGCTACCAATATTGTCATAGAAAAACTCCAAGTTGAAATCTCTCTCATCCTCGATAAACATATTGTGTAGAACTACACATGCATGCATGATATTTGAGAGGGATTTCTTATCCCAGAAGAGAGCAAGACTTGGAACAATGTCAAACCGAGCTTTGCAGCACATCAAATGCCATCTCAATATCCTTTTGGCATTCTTCCTATGCTTGGGAAAAAATAGATTGCTTCTTGCCCTTTGgcttcttcattgtcttcacaAACGTTGACCACGAAAGATAGATACCGTTGACAAGATAACACCCCATGGTATAATCATGTCCATCGATGGTGTAGTTGCAAGTCGGAGCATCTCCACTAGCAATCCAAGCAAAAACATGTGATCTCTGCAATACATTTATCTTACTAAGATCAcccgacaagccaaagaagcaatgACAAATCCACAAAGTCCTGCGAAGCCACGACTTCAAGCACAATAGTGGGATCACGATGATGGCCGGTGTACTGCATGTGCGAAGCCATAGGGCAGCTCTTCCACCTTCATGCATGCAATCCACACTCCCAAGCAAGCCCGACCATCCTCTTGCTCCATTCATCGCCATCAACTTCTTTGTGTCCTCCTCATTGGGAGCTCAAAGATACCCAGGACCAAAAACCAAGATCAAAACTTTGATAAACACGTGCACGCATTTGCACATGGTATCTTCTCCAATGCGAAGACACTCATTGGTGCAGTCAGCCGGAATACCGTATGCTATCACTCTCATTGTCGTTtgatatcttttggtatgaactaaaCCAAAGCAAACTGACGACATTCCTCCGGTGAGTGaaaaaacgacaatttttctcgcAAGCTTCCACAGTACAAAAAAAAGAGATCTACGCATAACGCCTACGGAAGAGGTGAGCCAAATAGGTCGGTACCTCGGGAAAGTAATCTTACATGAGCATGGAATGGGAGCTCGGTTGCGCAGAATGCAAAGATGGCCAACCTTCGATCATCTACGCTTTCTCTTCTTGCCGCCATCTAATTCTTAGACGAGATGCAACAAGACGAGGTGCTCAACATCATCGTCTAAACACAATTCCTCTATGCCAGAACCATCTGACTCTGACAACGATGACGAACTCCAATAAATatttctactcttataaaaacctgagttggtgttgatg is drawn from Triticum dicoccoides isolate Atlit2015 ecotype Zavitan chromosome 6B, WEW_v2.0, whole genome shotgun sequence and contains these coding sequences:
- the LOC119322835 gene encoding FGGY carbohydrate kinase domain-containing protein; translation: MSHGGVFLGVDVGTGSARAGIFDEKGKLLGSASSPIQIWKEKDCIEQSSTDIWLAVCTAVKSACSLANVAAEDVVGLGFAATCSLVAVDTDGSPVSVSWSGDARRNIIVWMDHRAVDQADRINARNSPVLQYCGGGVSPEMQAPKLLWVKENLQESWSMACRWMDLSDWLAYRATGDDTRSLCTTVCKWTYLGHAHMGQWRELDSRDMEACGWDEVFWEEIGLGDLVEGNRAKIGRSVAFPGHPLGSGLTPTSAKELGLLPGTPVGTSLIDAHAGGVGVMESVPEAESKADLSDEEAICRRMVLVCGTSTCHMAVSKNKLFIPGVWGPFWSAMIPEYWLTEGGQSATGALLDYIVENHAAAPLLANHAASQSVSIFELLNKILLLMAHEQNIPFLSALSQDTHVLPDFHGNRSPVADPKSKGVICGLTLDTSEKHLALLYLATIQGIAYGTRHIVEHCNAHGHKIDTLLACGGLAKNSLYVQEHADIIGCPIILPRENESVLLGASVLGAVAAKKFSGIHDAMKSMNAAGKVVHPSSDPRVKKYHDAKYQIFRSLYEQQLSHRSAMAQALQ